A stretch of Apis cerana isolate GH-2021 linkage group LG1, AcerK_1.0, whole genome shotgun sequence DNA encodes these proteins:
- the LOC108004327 gene encoding patched domain-containing protein 3 isoform X2 codes for MKISKIEQAVKSIVVNNNTWEDVCAGYFTWFNVENTTEIFEEIIGSNLAEFKDKIQKNGCIYQSVIQLWETSLMKDIRNLTKKEVLEDVTKAIKHKITDNILLDITPLLSGIIYDKKGRVKGANATILNWMLKKSNPNSANWELEFINRVLHSNITFPPGMEIYAIASRSYIDSLHQILNSNLTVLCCGISLIAVYVMVMIGKCNALEQRIYLSIMGVFVVGQAILSSYGVCYYLGYSYGPIHSILPFLLLGIGVDNMFVIMQSLVNLPETDQSAAIPIRIAKAIQQAGMSITVTSFTNIIAFAFGITTVMPTLRSFYAFATLGILFLYIYEIIFFVSCLVYDEKRLEARKDGCFCRPKLNWKPNECSQRNTQQIIFENYIGPGITKTTTKVIILLITATCLCVNTWAVFQLEQNFDPLWYLNQDSYPIQFNDKLKQYFPKYGKRVGIYMTGVDYYEDRKSLFELVEVLKHNKFINNNTLDPWFIAYEKWLNATNKGDIDSSEEYYNILTEFLLLTKEGQAYIKDINFDKLPAGEYNITTSQIPIQHVMINTTSEQIQAMQLIRESIQAINFSHGHDYIAIFSPDYVSWTANKVIGEELIRNLGLEILTIGVVILIFLRNLQTSFWVICCVFFTLIDLLGTMYFLNLTIEMSSSIMILLCVGLAVDYAAHMGLEFIRAKGSKKERAIETLSIIGPAVFNGGLSTFLAFVLLGSSDAYLFNTFFKLFTCVVIFGLFHGLLFLPVILSLLGPEERIKKEKNETVVKEQNGYCNVPLSQSEKEIITETAK; via the exons TGGGAAACTAGTTTAATGAAAGATATTCgtaatttgacaaaaaaagaGGTGCTTGAGGATGTGACCAAAGCAATCAAACACAA GATCACTGATAATATTCTGTTAGATATTACACCTCTGCTCTCCGGTATTATTTATGACAAAAAAGGTCGGGTTAAAGGCGCCAATGCTACAATTTTGAATTggatgttaaaaaaatctaatccgAACTCGGCCAATTGGGAATTAGAATTCATAAATCGAGTTCTCCATTCGAATATCACGTTTCCTCCAGGAATGGAGATATATGCGATAGCTTCACGAAGTTATATAGATTCTttacatcaaatattaaatagtaatcTTACAGTATTATGTTGCGGAATATCTTTGATTGCGGTCTATGTAATGGTTATGATTGGTAAATGTAACGCATTAGAACAACGAATTTATCTATCAATAATGGGGGTGTTTGTGGTTGGTCAGGCGATTTTATCCTCTTATGGAGTATGCTATTACTTGGGTTATTCTTATGGTCCTATACATTCCATTCTTCCATTCCTGTTGCTTGGTATAGGTGTCGATAATATGTTTGTGATTATGCAAAGTCTGGTAAATCTTCCTGAAACAGATCAATCTGCAGCAATTCCTATACGTATTGCTAAAGCTATTCAACAAGCGG gaATGTCAATCACAGTGACATCTTTCACAAACATAATTGCGTTTGCTTTTGGAATTACAACTGTGATGCCGACACTAAGATCCTTCTATGCATTCGCCACATTaggaattctatttttatacatatatgaaatcATATTCTTCGTAAGTTGTCTCGtatatgatgaaaaaagaCTCGAAGCCCGGAAAGATGGTTGTTTCTGTCGACCGAAACTAAATTGGAAACCCAACGAATGTAGCCAAAGAAACACGCAACAAATTATCTTTGAGAATTATATCGGTCCAGGTATCACCAAGACTACaacaaaagtaattattttactaatcACTGCCACTTGTCTATGCGTTAATACATGGGCAGTGTTTCAATTGGAGCAAAATTTCGATCCTCTTTGGTATTTAAATCAAGACTCCTATCCAATTcagtttaatgataaattaaagcaatattttccaaagtaTGGAAAACGAGTAGGGATTTACATGACTGGCGTAGATTATTATGAAGATCGTAAATCTCTTTTTGAACTGGTAGAAGTTTTAAaacacaataaatttattaataataataccctTGATCCATGGTTTATTGCTTATGAAAAATGGCTTAATGCTACTAATAAAG gcGATATAGATAGCAGCgaagaatattataacattttgacAGAATTTTTACTTCTGACGAAGGAAGGTCAAGCATATATTAAGGAtatcaatttcgataaattaccggctggagaatataatataacg ACATCACAAATTCCTATTCAACACGTTATGATTAATACAACATCGGAACAAATACAAGCAATGCAACTTATCAGAGAGTCAATTCaggcgataaatttttctcacgGACATGATTATATAGCAATTTTTTCTCCCGATTATGTTTCATGGACagcaaataaa GTCATAGgagaagaattaattagaaatttaggCTTGGAAATTCTGACTATCGGAGtagtaatattgatatttcttagaaatttACAAACATCATTTTGGGTGATTTGTTGCGTATTCTTTACgcttattgatttattaggTACTATGTATTTTTTGAACTTAACTATTGAAATGTCCTCAAGCATTATGATTCTGTTATGTGTGGGGCTAGCAGTTGATTATGCAGCACATATGGGATTAGAATTTATACGTGCAAAAGGAAGCAAAAAgg aacGTGCAATAGAAACACTTTCTATTATTGGTCCAGCTGTGTTTAATGGAGGTTTGAGTACATTTTTAGCATTTGTTTTACTAGGTTCTAGTGATGCTTATcttttcaatactttttttaag ttaTTTACTTGTGTAGTGATATTTGGTCTGTTTcatggattattatttttaccagtaattttaagtttattaggtccggaagaaagaataaaaaaagaaaaaaatgaaactgtTGTAAAAGAACAGAATGGATATTGTAATGTTCCTCTATCTCAAAGTGAGAaag aaataataactgAAACTGCCAAATAA